Proteins encoded by one window of Arachis hypogaea cultivar Tifrunner chromosome 1, arahy.Tifrunner.gnm2.J5K5, whole genome shotgun sequence:
- the LOC112697876 gene encoding uncharacterized protein isoform X2 produces MCSILQQSFLTPLPLNFTKPATNTNSTFRTLTPKSLQIPPPTPRKNNNENNKLAKLAMVALTAGILTFGAVNVNDASAAKTGGRIGGQAFKSAAPRSAPRINNRNSRTNIYVNPPVAPPLVGGYGYGYGIPFYGGWGWSPFSFFAPGPSVAVGIGGGFDTILLFMLIGAAAAVFRRFFGTRNEDDDDDY; encoded by the exons ATGTGCAGCATATTGCAGCAAAGCTTCCTGACTCCGTTACCTCTCAACTTCACCAAGCCAGCTACTAATACTAATTCTACCTTCAGGACTCTTACTCCCAAATCTCTTCAAATCCCTCCTCCAACTCCaag GAAGAATAATAATGAGAATAATAAGTTAGCAAAGTTAGCAATGGTTGCCCTCACTGCCGGGATCTTAACATTCGGCGCCGTTAATGTCAACGATGCTTCAGCCGCCAAGACTGGTGGCAGAATCGGTGGTCAGGCCTTCAAGTCTGCTGCTCCTCGTTCCGCACCAAGAATCAACAACAGAAATTCTAG GACGAATATCTATGTGAATCCTCCGGTGGCGCCTCCCCTAGTGGGCGGTTACGGTTACGGTTACGGGATTCCGTTCTATGGTGGATGGGGATGGTCTCCGTTTTCTTTCTTTGCGCCAGGTCCATCGGTTGCCGTAGGCATCGGAGGTGGATTTGATACAATACTTTTGTTTATGTTGATTGGTGCCGCTGCTGCAGTTTTCAGGAGATTTTTTGGAACCAGAAATGAAGACGATGATGATGACTATTAG
- the LOC112697876 gene encoding uncharacterized protein isoform X1 — MCSILQQSFLTPLPLNFTKPATNTNSTFRTLTPKSLQIPPPTPSRKNNNENNKLAKLAMVALTAGILTFGAVNVNDASAAKTGGRIGGQAFKSAAPRSAPRINNRNSRTNIYVNPPVAPPLVGGYGYGYGIPFYGGWGWSPFSFFAPGPSVAVGIGGGFDTILLFMLIGAAAAVFRRFFGTRNEDDDDDY, encoded by the exons ATGTGCAGCATATTGCAGCAAAGCTTCCTGACTCCGTTACCTCTCAACTTCACCAAGCCAGCTACTAATACTAATTCTACCTTCAGGACTCTTACTCCCAAATCTCTTCAAATCCCTCCTCCAACTCCaag CAGGAAGAATAATAATGAGAATAATAAGTTAGCAAAGTTAGCAATGGTTGCCCTCACTGCCGGGATCTTAACATTCGGCGCCGTTAATGTCAACGATGCTTCAGCCGCCAAGACTGGTGGCAGAATCGGTGGTCAGGCCTTCAAGTCTGCTGCTCCTCGTTCCGCACCAAGAATCAACAACAGAAATTCTAG GACGAATATCTATGTGAATCCTCCGGTGGCGCCTCCCCTAGTGGGCGGTTACGGTTACGGTTACGGGATTCCGTTCTATGGTGGATGGGGATGGTCTCCGTTTTCTTTCTTTGCGCCAGGTCCATCGGTTGCCGTAGGCATCGGAGGTGGATTTGATACAATACTTTTGTTTATGTTGATTGGTGCCGCTGCTGCAGTTTTCAGGAGATTTTTTGGAACCAGAAATGAAGACGATGATGATGACTATTAG
- the LOC112697893 gene encoding transcription factor bHLH146 — MEGNAGGNKRRRVYSVEAKKVAQSAFTRNYVNYLIPALTKIKNQNTTTTSSDFKNVKYEVDMAMAFSAEGFAWSHGLKLKLLQRDEDEAPTITTEKASSNPSLKTSSDEDEKMKSELSSLRKLIPGGEEIVDEEMVTELESYISCLEMQVNVLQCLLSLS, encoded by the coding sequence ATGGAGGGAAATGCAGGAGGTAATAAACGCAGACGTGTTTATTCTGTGGAAGCAAAGAAAGTAGCACAATCTGCATTCACCAGAAACTATGTCAACTATCTTATTCCAGCGTTGACCAAGATCAAGAACCAGAACACCACCACCACTTCCTCTGATTTCAAGAATGTTAAGTATGAAGTGGACATGGCTATGGCCTTCTCAGCTGAAGGTTTTGCATGGAGCCATGGTCTGAAACTCAAGCTTCTTCAAAGAGATGAAGACGAAGCACCTACCATCACTACTGAAAAGGCTTCTTCAAACCCTAGTTTAAAGACATCATCAGATGAAGATGAGAAGATGAAGAGTGAGTTGAGTAGCCTGAGAAAGCTGATACCAGGAGGAGAAGAGATTGTTGATGAAGAAATGGTTACAGAATTAGAGAGTTATATAAGCTGTTTGGAGATGCAGGTCAATGTTCTTCAATGCCTGCTTTCTCTCTCATAG